Below is a genomic region from Citrobacter tructae.
GTTATTTTTAAACTTGTCGGGATCAATGTCACGAACCAGCGACAGCAAACCCGCCTGGTGATCGACCAACAGTACGGCTGCCTGATCTTTATCAACACGTTTATAAGCAATAGTCATTTTTCTTTCTCCAGGTGATGAGAGGGTGTCTTGAGGGTTAAATCTATTGATAAACAGTAGTGGCAATCCGGGATATTGGGTAGTCGCAAAAATGAGTTTCATCGTTGCAAATCTGGAACGAAAATTATTTATGGCGTGCAGTTTGGCGCTATAAAGAGTGAAAGTGCTTCCTGGCCTTATTTCCCTTTCCATCAGACGATGCATTCGTTAGCATATTGTCTCGCAGCAAGTGCATGTGTTTTATCAGGAAGAGGTTAACGTGTTCGCAGAGTATGGAGTTCTGAATTACTGGACGTATTTGGTGGGGGCTATTTTTATTGTGCTGGTACCGGGGCCAAATACGATATTTGTGCTGAAGAACAGCGTCGGGCGAGGGGTGAAGGGCGGTTATCTTGCCGCATGCGGCGTGTTTATCGGCGATGCTGTGCTGATGTTTTTGGCCTACGCAGGCGTTGCCGCATTGATCAAAACAACGCCAGTACTGTTCAATATTGTGCGTTATCTTGGTGCTTTTTATCTGCTGTATCTCGGTGCGAAAATCCTTTATGCAACATTGAAATCGAAAGCAAGCGATGCTGCCGCAGAGGAAGTTCCGTTTGGCGCAATTTTTAAACGTGCGTTAATTTTGAGCCTGACCAACCCGAAAGCCATCCTGTTTTATGTGTCATTTTTCGTTCAATTTATTGATGTCAATGCAGCACACTCAGGACTGTCGTTCTTTATTTTGGCCATTACGCTTGAAGTGGTGAGCTTTTTCTACCTGAGCTTCCTTATTTTCTCAGGTGCTTTTGTTACGCAGTATATCCGCACGAAGAAGAAACTGGCGAAGGTGGGCAATTCCCTTATCGGTTTAATTTTTGTTGGTTTTGCTGCTCGTCTGGCGACGCTTCAGTCGTAACGCCACTGGCCCGCTCATGGCGGCGGGTCTTCAGTTTTTCCCGATTCTTTTCATTGTCAGTCTGTAAGAACAATAACCAATAAATGGTATTTTAAATGTATATTTTGAGGCGTACCCTGTTCACAGCAGCGGTTCAATAAGACTCGCTGGTTGTCGACTGGAAAAGGGAAGAAAGATGCTTCAAATTCCACAAAATCACATTCATACACGCTCAACTCCGTTCTGGAACAAAGAAACTGCGCCTGCCGGAATTTTCGAACGCCACCTTGATAAAGGAACCCGTGCCGGGGTTTATCCTCGACTTTCGGTTATGCAGGGGGCGGTCAAATATCTCGGATTCGCAGATGAACACAGCCCGGAGCCTGAAGAGGTGATGATTATTGAAGCCGGTCAGTTTGGCGTTTTTCCACCGGAAAAATGGCATAACATTGAAGTGATGACCGATGACACCTACTTTAATATCGATTTTTTCGTTGCGCCTGAAGTCCTGATGGAGAGTGCTAATCAACGAAAAGTCGTGCGTACCGGCAAGGAGTAAATCATGGGTAAAGCAACCTATACTGTTACCGTGACCAATAACAGCAATGGCGTTTCAGTTGATTATGAAACTGAAGCACCAATGACGCTGCTGATCCCCGACGTGGCAGCCGAAGTGGTCAAAGATCTGGTGAATACTGTACGTTCCTACGATACCGAAAATGAGCATGAAGTCTGCGGCTGGTAACACCATGTTCACTTTTATTCTTTGAATTTATTAGATTTTCAATGCAAGCCGCATTGCGTTACGACAGCGCAATGCGGCTTTTTTATTGGCTGAACGTGTAGGTTTTGTTGTGCGCAAAGTCCGGAAAAAGAATTCTTAAGAATACCTTAAGAACATCGCATTCATTGCTAATAGCCAACCATTCACAGGGGTTATGATCGCAGCACAGTAACAATACAGAACATCGCGCTTATGAAATTGAATACCCAACTTACATTACCAACACTCATTCTTGGACTGGTCATCGTGGCGATCCCGTTCACCGCGAACTGGAATCTTCCTCTGCTAAACGGTACCGTCGTCAGATGGATTGAAAATGGGCAGGCGCTCTGGCTGCTATTCGGGGCAGTGTTCACCTTCTGTTATATTCGACCTTTATCACGTCCTGAAGGCGAGAAACAATTTTGGCTTTGGGCGGCAGTTTGGTGGCTGGTATTACTGGGCAGAAGCACCAGTTGGGGCCGTGATTATTTCCCTGAGCAGCCTAAAATTCTGTTCAGATCCATCTCAGTCGTGTTAATTGCCATGATTATTCTGCCGGTGTTACTGTCGAAACGCTTGCGGCAGGATATTGCACGTCGCGTACGCAATGAGCCGCTACCACTCTGGTTGCTGGCGATCACTGCCGGCGCATTTTTGATTTCTGACACCGTCGAGCATCACCGTCTGTTGGCGCCACTGTTTCTGCATAATGCCCATTATGGCGATCTTATTGAAGAGTTGTATGAACTGCCGTTTATGGCGGGATTGTTTCTGATAAACCTTGGTTTTATGCAGCGGGACAAGCAGGAAGAGTATTCGACTGTTCACGTCGGCGAACCGCAGTTGGCCGATTGAGATAAAACGCAGCCTGAGTCCGCGATACAAGACTCAGGCTGCGGTGGTTGTTGCTTACGCAATGGCCTCACATAAACGTGATTTCATCTCGCTGTACGATTGTGCAGCATACTTCTCCGCCCAGCCTTGATCGGTAATGTGTTCGATATTCACCGCGCAATACTTTGTTTCCGGTGTTTTCGATATCGGATCGAGGTTATCCTGGGTGAGCTCGTTACATGCGCCAATCCACCACTGATAGGTCATATATACCGTTCCGCTATTGATACGCTCGGAGACATCGGCACGGCTGATCACTTTCCCGCGACGCGAACTCACCCATACCAGATCGCGATGACGGATCCCCAGTTTGGCTGCATCCTGAGTATTGATCTGCACATAGCCCGGTTCATCTGCCAGCGCCTGCAGCGCCGCACAGTTGCCGGTCATGGAACGACAGGAGTAATGCCCCACTTCGCGCACGGTACAGAGCACCATCGGATATTCTTCATCAGGTATTTCCGCAGGCGCACGCCATTGCGCGGCAAACAGTTTGCCTTTGCCGTTGGCAGTATCAAACTGGCTGTGGGCATAAAGATACGGTGTGCCTGGGTGATCGAGATCCGGACAAGGCCACTGAATATGGCCCATATCGCCCATTTTTTCGTAGGTTACGCCGTAGAACAGCGGGCACAACTCGCGCATTTCATCCCAGATTTGCTGGTTGTTTTGATACTGCATCGGATAGCCCATTTCGGTTGCCAGCAGGCTGATAATCTCCCAGTCGCGTTTCACATCCCCGGTGGGGTCGATCGCTTTCTCAAAACGCTGGAAACCGCGATCGGCGCAGGTAAAGACACCGCCGTGTTCACCCCATGAGGTCGCTGGCAGGATAACGTCGGCCATTTCTGCGGTCTTGGTCATGAAGATATCCTGCACCACGATAAAATCGAGCGCGTTGAACCCCTCACGAACCAGACCCAAATCGGCTTCGGTCTGCAGCGGATCTTCTCCCATGATGTAGTAGGCTTTAACTTTGCCTTCTATGGCCAGATGGGGAACTTCTGTGATGCGCGTGCCGACCTTGTCATCCATCAGGTTGACATCAATCCCCCAGGCTTTGGCAAATTTCTCCCGAACCGCAGGGTCGGTGACGTCCTGATAACCCGGAAACTGATTGGGGAGAACGCCCATGTCGCATGCGCCCTGCACATTATTCTGTCCGCGTACTGGACCTACGCCGACGTTAGGTCGCCCCAAATTCCCGGTCAGTAGGGCAAGGCTCGATAAACCACGCACGACGTCGACAGCCTGTCCAAACTGCGTCACGCCCATTCCCCACATTACCGTGGCGGAAGGTGCGGCGGCAAAGGTGCGCATTGCCTGTCGCACCTGCTGAGCGGTAACCCCGGTAAGATGTTCAACGGCTTCTGGCGCATAGTCCTTTACGGTTTCCCAGTAGGTTTCCAGGCCTTCGACGTGTTTTTGCACATATTCACGATCGTAGAGTTGCTCTTCAATTAGCACGTGGCCAAAGGCGTTGACCAGCGCCATATTACAGCCATTTTTTAATTGCAGATGCTGGTCAGCAATGCGCGCTGTTTCAATGCGGCGGGGATCGCAGACAATGATTTTAGCGCCATTTTGGCGAGCCTTGATGACCCGGCGGGCGACAATCGGATGAGAGTCCGCGCAGTTATAGCCAAAGATAAGCAGGCATTTGGAGTTTTCAATGTCGCTGATGGAGTTACTCATTGCGCCATTGCCTAAGGTTTCCTGCAAGCCAGCAACGGAAGGGCCGTGACATACGCGGGCACAGCAATCAACATTGTTGGTGTTGAGTACACCACGCGCAAATTTTTGCATCACGTAGTTGGTCTCATTCCCTGTTCCACGGGAAGAGCCTGTCGTCATGATGGCCCGAGGACCAAAGGTGTTTTTGATGTCGGATAAGCGTTTTGCGGTGTAACGAATGGCCTCATCCCAACTGACGGGTGTGAATTTCCCCCCTTTTTCATAACGGATCAGCGGGCGAGTCAGACGGGGCGTCAGGAGCCTCGTGTCGTTAAGAAAATCCCAACCATAGTAGCCTTTCAGGCATAACTGATTTTGGTTCGTTACACCCTCTGCGGCTTCGGCGCGGATGATTTTGTTATTTTCAACAACAAGCTTGAGCTTGCACCCAGCCCCACAGTACGGGCATACACTGGTGATTTTTTTCATCAATAACAGACCTGTTAAATGCTGAAATAGCGCGAATTGTAGACGCAGCCACGTGAACATGTCATGGGCTACGATGTGTCGTAGTGACGGGCGGTTAAAGCATAAAGTGTGCCAGAAGTGAAAACGCAGTTACGGCAGGGTTTGGCGATAAAATTGATCGCATAGTGACTGACGAAACGACATTAATGACGATAAACGTCAGAAAAAATCGCCTTTTGGGGAGGATTAATCCCATGAAACATCAGAAAAAGATGAAAATACAAAGTGATGGTGATCACAAATTTTAATTTTTCAGGTCTATGCTATGCTTTTACACAGCGAGTAAATCGTTCACGTAAAAACATAAGTGAGGAAACAAATGGGCATACTTTCATGGATTATTTTCGGTCTTATCGCAGGGATTTTGGCAAAATGGATTATGCCAGGTAAAGATGGCGGCGGATTCTTTATGACCATTATTTTAGGGGTTATCGGTGCTGTCGTTGGTGGCTGGATCAGTACATTGTTTGGCTTTGGTAAAGTTGATGGTTTCAACTTTGGCAGTTTTGTCGTGGCGATTATCGGTGCGATCGTTGTTCTGTTTATCTACAGAAAAGTCAAAAGCTAGATAAAAACGTATGCTGAATAGAGGCCACTTTGCGTGGCCTTCATTTTTTTGTTACCACCAACCCAATTCGGTTCCCAGCACCACAATGATGGCGACACCAATCATAATGAGCGTTGTTTTTTTCATTCTTATGCTCCCGGCGCGGCATAGCCGCCAATAAAGAACCAGGATAAGAAAACAACAGCGGAAATGAAGATAATGACAGGAAAAATAATACCAATCCGCATGGTTTCACCAGCCAACGTTATTTAAAGATAAACCAGAATAACAGGGCTTAATGTGTGACAAAAGTGGTTTTGTCCTGACGCTTTTTATCCCGATACATCGCGCTGTCCGCATCATGAAGCGCACAGTGTAAATCCGTTTCTCGCGGATCGACTTCAATAACGCCCAGGCTGGCACCAGGATAAAACAGACAGATTGCGCCTAGCTGATAGTCCCCGCATATTTGCTGTTGCAACTGCTTTTTCACGCTCTGCAGGCGCGCGTGCCGATCGGTTTCGCTCGGTTGCGACAGGCCAGCAACCAAAAATTCGTCGCCGCCCAGACGTCCGAGAATATCATTTTCACGACATCCACGGCGTAAACGTTGACCCACCTGGATCAGGAACTGATCGCCAACTTTATGGCCAAAACGGTCATTGATCAGCTTGAAATCATCTAAATCGATATAGGCGAGGATGATCTTTTGTTGCACATGTCGGGCAAGAGAGAAGAGTGTTTCCATATTTTCAAAAATTGCCCGACGATTCGGTAATCCGGTAAGTGCGTCAGTGTAGGAATGTGCAATCAACGCAGCATTCGCTTGACGTAATTGCGCAACCAGAGACTCTTTTTGAATAGACTGCGCGATCAGACCTGCAAACAGATGCAGGACCTGTTCTCCTCGCTGGCTCAACGCCTGCTGCTGTCGACTGGTAGCACAAAGTGTGCCGTAGAACGTACCATCAGGCAGATGAACCGGCGTGCTTAAAAAAGTGGTAATTTCCAGTGCGCGTGCGGCGGTGCAGTCTGGCCAGCGGGCGGGGACATTATCACTGTACAGGCAGTTTTCTTCGATTGCGCGTTTGCACAATGTCTCATCCCACGGTACCGAGAGCCCTTCAGGGATCTGCATCTGCCGACTGTTACGGGCATACAGAATATGCTGCAGGCGGGCATCTAAATCGACTTTGGTTAAATAAGTCGACTCCATGTCAGTTACCACCTCCAGCATCTCCAGAAGTTGCCGAACCAGACTTTCAACAGACTGATCGGTGGCTAATGATTGTGAGACTCTGGCGAGGATCATGTCTGGCATGAGATGTAAATACTCCTGAGTGGTAACAATAGCGGTGATGTCAGCATGATAAAACATCACTGTGAAAGATGAAACACGCCGTGTTGCTCAAAATGTAAACGTGAAATAAAAACACATTAGTAAAACATGGAGATACGCGGGCAGTCGGGGTAATCTGCCGTAATAACATTATTAGCAGGAGTGGTCATGAAATCTGTGTTTATTGTGTTGTCAGGCATACTAATGCTGGCGGGATGTTCGACGCAACCTGATGCGCCAATGCCACCGAAAGTGGGGATGGCGAATCCGGCATCCGTCTATTGTCAGCAAAAGGGGGGATCGTTGATTGCGGTGCAAACGCCGCAAGGCGTACGTTCTGACTGCAAACTCCCTGGTGGGGAAGTGATTGACGAATGGACGCTGTGGCGCAGAGATCACCCGGCTAAAGGCCAGTGATTACCTGTCACCATTGACGTAACCACTCAGCCAGCACGAGGGCGTGGTTTTGCTGCGTATTTTTTGCTGCATACAGCAGCGTAACGGTCTGCTGACGTGCGATGTCAGCAAGCCGTTTCCCTTCCTGCTGCTGCTGCGAGAGTTCTGCGCGGTATTGCTCTGAGAAATTTTTGAAATCAATGAGTTCAGCGTGGAATGCTTTACGTAGTTCGGATGAGGGCGTGAGGGCTTTGTTCCACTCATCGACATTCAGATCGGTTTTTTTTACCCCGCGAGGCCACAGTCTGTCGACCAGAACGCGATAACCATCACTTTGTTCCGCCGGGTCATACACGCGTTTACACTGAATATTCATGTCTCAATCCGCTCCATTAGGTCACCGAACGGAGACTCGTCAACGTCTTCATTGCGGCTAAATAAGTTTGCAAAACGTGGCCATTGTAGCATTTTACCTGTACTGACTCCCAATTTAAGGGATTGTGAAAACAACAAAATATCGGTAGGGTGAGGCTCCTTATGTTGTCCCTTATTGTCTGGACACAAGGATACTCTCATGGATATTTCCCCTGTAAAAAATACGCTTCGCATTGCGCTGGTCGGCGATTATAACCCCGACATTGTCGCGCACCAGGCGATTCCTCTTGCCATCGATGACGCTGCTGCCGTGCTGGAATTAATGGCGGATTATGACTGGCTAACCACACCAGATATTAGCAGCGGTGAGGACCTGGTTGGCTATGATGCTGTCTGGGTGGTGCCCGGCAGTCCGTATCAACATACTGAAGGTGCGCTGACGGCGATTCGTTATGCCCGTGAAAATAGTATTCCCTTCCTCGGCACCTGCGGTGGTTTTCAGCATGCCATCCTCGAATATGCCCGCAACGTGATGGGCTGGCACGATGCCGCACACGCAGAAACGGATACAGAAGGCCGCATGGTGATTGCGTCGTTGAGCTGCTCGCTGGTAGAAAAAACGGACGATATCGAACTGCGGGCGAATACGCTGATCGCCAAAGCTTACGGGCAGGAGGTGATATCTGAAGGCTATCACTGCAACTACGGCGTGTCGGCAGCCTTTGCCACCGAACTTGAACGCGGTGATTTACGCGTGACGGGCTGGGATGAAGCGGGGGATATTCGCGCCATTGAACTGGTGACGCATCCTTTTTATGTTGCCACGCTTTTTCAGCATGAGCGCGCGGCACTGGCGGGAAAACCCGCTCCGCTTGTTCAGGCGATGTTGCGCGCGGCGCGCGGATAAAAAACGGGCAGGTTTATACTATGCCTGCCCGCTAGCTTATGGCGTGGTTATCTCACGGTTACGTCCGGCATAAAGGCCGAATACGGCCATCAGCGTGGCTAACAGGGCGACGGCAGTCAACGGTATCTGCCAGCTTCCGTTGAGGTCATGAATCTTGCCCATTAACGGAGGTCCACACGCCGCCAGTAAATATCCTAC
It encodes:
- a CDS encoding DUF333 domain-containing protein yields the protein MKSVFIVLSGILMLAGCSTQPDAPMPPKVGMANPASVYCQQKGGSLIAVQTPQGVRSDCKLPGGEVIDEWTLWRRDHPAKGQ
- the yeaR gene encoding DUF1971 domain-containing protein YeaR translates to MLQIPQNHIHTRSTPFWNKETAPAGIFERHLDKGTRAGVYPRLSVMQGAVKYLGFADEHSPEPEEVMIIEAGQFGVFPPEKWHNIEVMTDDTYFNIDFFVAPEVLMESANQRKVVRTGKE
- a CDS encoding CTP synthase, whose translation is MDISPVKNTLRIALVGDYNPDIVAHQAIPLAIDDAAAVLELMADYDWLTTPDISSGEDLVGYDAVWVVPGSPYQHTEGALTAIRYARENSIPFLGTCGGFQHAILEYARNVMGWHDAAHAETDTEGRMVIASLSCSLVEKTDDIELRANTLIAKAYGQEVISEGYHCNYGVSAAFATELERGDLRVTGWDEAGDIRAIELVTHPFYVATLFQHERAALAGKPAPLVQAMLRAARG
- a CDS encoding GlsB/YeaQ/YmgE family stress response membrane protein translates to MGILSWIIFGLIAGILAKWIMPGKDGGGFFMTIILGVIGAVVGGWISTLFGFGKVDGFNFGSFVVAIIGAIVVLFIYRKVKS
- a CDS encoding DUF1869 domain-containing protein is translated as MGKATYTVTVTNNSNGVSVDYETEAPMTLLIPDVAAEVVKDLVNTVRSYDTENEHEVCGW
- a CDS encoding YoaK family small membrane protein, with protein sequence MRIGIIFPVIIFISAVVFLSWFFIGGYAAPGA
- the fdhF gene encoding formate dehydrogenase subunit alpha; translation: MKKITSVCPYCGAGCKLKLVVENNKIIRAEAAEGVTNQNQLCLKGYYGWDFLNDTRLLTPRLTRPLIRYEKGGKFTPVSWDEAIRYTAKRLSDIKNTFGPRAIMTTGSSRGTGNETNYVMQKFARGVLNTNNVDCCARVCHGPSVAGLQETLGNGAMSNSISDIENSKCLLIFGYNCADSHPIVARRVIKARQNGAKIIVCDPRRIETARIADQHLQLKNGCNMALVNAFGHVLIEEQLYDREYVQKHVEGLETYWETVKDYAPEAVEHLTGVTAQQVRQAMRTFAAAPSATVMWGMGVTQFGQAVDVVRGLSSLALLTGNLGRPNVGVGPVRGQNNVQGACDMGVLPNQFPGYQDVTDPAVREKFAKAWGIDVNLMDDKVGTRITEVPHLAIEGKVKAYYIMGEDPLQTEADLGLVREGFNALDFIVVQDIFMTKTAEMADVILPATSWGEHGGVFTCADRGFQRFEKAIDPTGDVKRDWEIISLLATEMGYPMQYQNNQQIWDEMRELCPLFYGVTYEKMGDMGHIQWPCPDLDHPGTPYLYAHSQFDTANGKGKLFAAQWRAPAEIPDEEYPMVLCTVREVGHYSCRSMTGNCAALQALADEPGYVQINTQDAAKLGIRHRDLVWVSSRRGKVISRADVSERINSGTVYMTYQWWIGACNELTQDNLDPISKTPETKYCAVNIEHITDQGWAEKYAAQSYSEMKSRLCEAIA
- the yoaJ gene encoding protein YoaJ, which produces MKKTTLIMIGVAIIVVLGTELGWW
- the leuE gene encoding leucine efflux protein LeuE, with protein sequence MFAEYGVLNYWTYLVGAIFIVLVPGPNTIFVLKNSVGRGVKGGYLAACGVFIGDAVLMFLAYAGVAALIKTTPVLFNIVRYLGAFYLLYLGAKILYATLKSKASDAAAEEVPFGAIFKRALILSLTNPKAILFYVSFFVQFIDVNAAHSGLSFFILAITLEVVSFFYLSFLIFSGAFVTQYIRTKKKLAKVGNSLIGLIFVGFAARLATLQS
- a CDS encoding DUF488 domain-containing protein — translated: MNIQCKRVYDPAEQSDGYRVLVDRLWPRGVKKTDLNVDEWNKALTPSSELRKAFHAELIDFKNFSEQYRAELSQQQQEGKRLADIARQQTVTLLYAAKNTQQNHALVLAEWLRQW
- a CDS encoding sensor domain-containing diguanylate cyclase; translation: MPDMILARVSQSLATDQSVESLVRQLLEMLEVVTDMESTYLTKVDLDARLQHILYARNSRQMQIPEGLSVPWDETLCKRAIEENCLYSDNVPARWPDCTAARALEITTFLSTPVHLPDGTFYGTLCATSRQQQALSQRGEQVLHLFAGLIAQSIQKESLVAQLRQANAALIAHSYTDALTGLPNRRAIFENMETLFSLARHVQQKIILAYIDLDDFKLINDRFGHKVGDQFLIQVGQRLRRGCRENDILGRLGGDEFLVAGLSQPSETDRHARLQSVKKQLQQQICGDYQLGAICLFYPGASLGVIEVDPRETDLHCALHDADSAMYRDKKRQDKTTFVTH